The genomic window ccacatggtgttaacccgaaatacatctagctgaagatagcaccaacatattagtagctagtctagacgttcaatgtatttcttgttgttgtttgtgttccttttctttcttctcttgtgtttcttttcttctgtctccccataaccccttcctgttggctgcattgtcataataaacgaggtattttgaatgatcacaatgggagtatgtcagactttcaatgtgaaacattaaaactgttcagactatctgggcacttagacttccattctctgtgtcaaacagctgaacaggacaggttaaaaaaaaaaaagtgtgaccaaataccataactagcaattaatgaaacaactggaacataaTTGAAtaaatagcacagaacatgaatttccattgttatttacatttatagtgctgcaatgcatgctaggaggcatgttggaagacaagagtgttgacagcaggtggcagcagaggttgactgtctccctcaagagaacagtgatggccaaataaagctttttgaagcaatgaagctttgcaggcaATTGGTTCAACGCTTTAtgggggttcatttggttttatgacaatcttgtcatgccgctgtcaaataaagtgttaccggttgatatattttagtgtaaatactccataatacagtgaagacagctgcggcttatagtccagtgcggctcatcTCTTAAAAaaggctgttttcgtgtcaaatttggtggatggcaggtcatagtcaggtgcgcccatCGTCCGAAAATTGcgataattattaaatgaacaaatgaaatgataaattaatataatgtcaataaaaaaacattcaaatgaataaaaacagaaatatactCCAGTTATGGCCCTCAAATAAACTAaagtatataaataaaaaagcattactatcaaatgtttttctaaaacttcctctttttgtttttgttaaaaaaacaaaaaacattttaagtaaaGAGAATGATTGCCGTTTTATGATGTGTTTAagctattaaaaaaacaatagggaaatgtttacaatatttttttctttttttattaaaaaattttaaaaaagaaaagaaagtgaACTAagcttgattttttaaaaaagaaatacataatataataacaagTATTATCTTTCTGCCTACCATtgccgtccaattcatttaaattaggaggactggctgtgaattgtcatgtttttgtgccattgacagcaccagatgtccaatccaatttgattgTGAGGGCTTGCAGCAAATTACTAGCCTCTCCCAATCAAACTGGATTagtcgtctagcgccgtcaatatcAGCCAACATGTTCACTGAGAGGCCTATGAAGGGTTAAACCAAGAAAACAACTCCGCGCTTTAGTGTAGCATCGCACAAAATCTTTTCAGGTGAAATTTGACACAGGGAAGCGTCTATTTAACATTGCATTTCCTCCTTGGACTCAAAGGCTGGTTTACTTCCAGAACAGGAAAATCTAGTCAGATGAACATCTTAAAATGCAGATGTCCTTTCAAGAGAACCACTTTTGTCActtcctggtatatttaaatggaAACACCTTAGCCAATTACAGTTATTTATCAACATATCTATCTTCATATCTACAGGTATGTATCTAAACTGGCAGCAAGAAAAATTGTTTtggccaaatggattggacatttattgcTGCCAATGGGAGCCAAACAGTTCATGAAAGGTAGTGCTGGATATTGCTATAAATCTCACTGAATGAGTTCAAATCAATTGTTTTAGTTGTATtagtatttatattattattactgaGTGAGGTAAAGTGAGGCATGGAGTCATGTGCGACACCGCCAGTGTCTGGAGTACATTTGAGTCCATGTGACCATCATGTTGTCAAGCACCTTCCAATTCACCTTGGCCATTGGCTGAAAGCCCTTCATGGTACTATAGAAAGCTTGATTTttccacaaaaacatttttttttgcaaataaaatgttttgcttgtgccctgcgattggctggcaaccagttcagggtgtactctGCCCACTgcctgtagttagctgggataggctccagcacctcagcgaccctcgtgaggaaaagcagcatggaaaatgaatgaatgaatgaataaaatgttttgCGTTCAACTTAATCAATTACTGTTCCAAAGCAAATTTattgggaagaaaaaaaccTATGTCACGCATGTTGGTGACATGATACCAACATTGATAACCATGTGATGATACTATTTTAGGATAAGCCTGAATTACCAGGGGAgattgttttgtgtgtgtgtgtgtgggggggggggggttaaataaATGTAGTGATGAGATAAAGCGAGACGATTGTTGTCAGGTAAAGTGAAAAATCTCACTAAAGCACATTATGTATTACTGAAGATATTGTATGTTTTCTTTTGAACATCAAGACATGGCAATTCAAAAGGAATATAACCTGGAGCAAGGTTAAATAAGGCAGCTGATCTTACCACACACCTAAATCTTATAGCCTATATGAATCATCTACTTTAAGAAATACTGGTTTAGTACCttcttaacccttagatgcagaaGTGACTGGACCCCACACTCTTCCATaaatgggtcaaaaatgacccatactGGAATCAATGTCTTTTAATGCcttttttgttgaaaacaaTCACTTGTATAATATTTAGTGTTATATTTAGGaccacacaagaatgatttcaaatttgaaatatctttatttttaatttttttgaaaaagaaaactacaagaacagcaatagacttcaCCCCCTCTTGTATTGTATTCAGTCATCAgtgatgaagagctcccatgcatgtttttggtgaGACAGTGGTGTGCAGGCCTTGACCGACTTCTGAGGGTATTGTGGGTCCGTGTTCTGCCTTAGGTGGGAGGTAACTCGCTCCAGTAAGATACCAACtaactcattctgttggccatgatttggacacttttttttcttcagagggCACATACATGGAATCTTGTGTATCAGATTGATCCTCCTCAGTTAGATTTCCAGGTGGAAGACTGCCACCTGGAaaatagtctgggtcctcatcataAGAAACTATGGACTCTTGAGTACAACCCAGTTACTGCCTCTCCTCATCCAGCATCTctaggaccatttcagctgtgTATCTAGTAGTCATGACACTTTGGATAACGAAACATGGAAGtaatgttttcaattgatcaaTATGTAGCTAAAAAAACagatacacacaaacacacacacagtaatTTTAGCTAAGTTAGCTAGCTATGTTAGATATATGTGAAGTcggcattttttaaatgaataataagaACAACAtcatgaaagacacacataaaatattatatGAAGATAATACTGACATGTATCACGGGAGATGGCGGCATTGCACGGGAACGCTGATGGCCAACcaaagatatcacatgtatatggcggaaaacacagacaagactggaaaagcagtttctgctcttgcaactttctataaaataaactgctgtattttaagccaaaagaactgttgtggctGATAGAAAACcatatctatatgctgccatagtagattcatggcgcattaagcccccgaactatttataattggtccgttttaccctggaaacccccgtttacagatgtcgcgcaactgcttttgtttcaacccagccattaaaagaaggtaagttattatatttttattccaAATGTCTGGCATTTTTAGCATTAatagatgtctaatatttcgttaacaaaaaagggggaaaaaaactactttCGTTCGCGCTGTCAATCGAATCGGCCTTTCCCATTTGttggccattttgtgtcagTGCCATTCGATAAACATTACATTTTCGTCAGTGGAGCGTATCAGGCCGTTTGAAAATtgggccattcacagctatttCAAAGTACAAGCCCCTTTAAATTACAATCGAATGGTACTGAtacaaaatggccgacaagtgaGAACGGCTGTACTCGTTGGTTCACAGAGCCCGTTATGTATCTGATTGATGAATGTGTGATATCTATGGGAGcgtgaagaagaaaaagaaaacgacGACGAAGAAGAAACAGGTCCCAGTAGGTGGCGGTAATGTCCCACGAtacaaggggtaaactgccaataaacaggaagaagAAACAggacgcggaagtaaacatttaCGGGTTGACGTGGAGCTTAGCTACGAATCGAAACGGGTGGAACCTCTCTGATTTCGACAGTTCTTGTTGTTTCGTGGTGTTCTACGTGACTGTAGCGTTCTCGAGTCGCAATCGCTCTTGTTCCGCGCTCCAACGCTTTCTCTTGCACCGAAATGTCGGCGGCCGCAGTTGCGGCGGACGCCAGCCGACCCTTCGCCGGCCTGGCGTCAGTATCCATACCGGAGGACACCCCCGTGGAGGGCGATATCTCCGTCCCGCTAAACTCGTCGTCATCTGGCGGGCGTGACGACGATGAGATGTCGACGCTGGACGAGCCGGTGAAGGAGACCATCCTGAGGGACCTCCGTGCTGTGGGCAAAAAGTTCGTGCATGTCCTGTACCCCAAACAGAGCTCGGAACTGCTGCGGGATTGGGACCTGTGGGGCCCACTGCTACTCTGCGTCACCCTGGCGTTGCTCCTACAGGGTGGCGCTGCttccccgcccggcggcgacCAGGGCGGCCCGCAGTTCGCTGAGGTACGCCAAGCGCTCCATTTACACTCATTGGGCAGGGTTTAGTGCCAGTGACGGTGATAACGCCCAATTTCTTTAAaccgggagggtggcagcgaaaatACGATTGTTCAGTCACTGTCAACTAGTGAtgtacgataatgcatttttcaaccgataactAATAATTTGCTATTTCCAGCCAATATCCAATAATGTCAAGCTGTTATTTCTATTTAAAGATTTATATAGAATTTTAAATTATACACAATAGCAAATGGTACTGTGTAAATCTAGAATTTATTGAtactttttccacatcaaatatgaacaagtagtaaactcCACCATCTAAACAATTTCTGATTGTCTGACAAAGTCTAATGGTTACCTTTTGGCAACAACAACTTACAaagaaaatactgtacttaattGGACAAAAACCTTGAAAAGTAAGTCTTTCTTAACAaacaataacattaaactgAAATTATCATCCAACCACTGTGCTGTCAAGCTAAGCATGCTTACTTGACTGACATCACTTCTCCAGATGTCCCTGGTGAAACGAATGTGATCAGCATGTTTTTCATAAAGAATGGTGAGCACTTGCTTAGCCAAGAGACCGTAAAAGGCAAGTAAGCCCACATCCAAAAAGTAACGGTGGCTCAGTATCTGGTAGTGAGGCTCCAAATGCTGTAAAAGCAGACGAAACTCCATGTCCACGACGGTAAACTGCACCTTTTTTCCTCCAGGGCTTCGGCTCTTGGGACAGTTAGGTCAAAAGCATCTCCGAGAGTCAAAAATCTCGTAGGTTTGTTTCTTGAAGGCATGTTGGTGCTGGCTCTTGACCTCGTACCCATAACGCCGCACGTTTGTTTTCTGTTCTGCAGGCTTTGATAAAAATACAAAGTCGACACACAAATACTGAGAGTCTGAGGGTGAAATCAAACAATCAGCAAAAGCTTTAATGAATGAGGCACACGTTTCAGAATTTGactgaaatatacagtatagctCACGTTTTACAATATAGTGGGCGTTAACTGCAATCTTTCCAGTCATTGGTCAACAAGGAACAGTTCTGGGGGGATCTCTATGACTTCCCATGATttgattatcaaagacttgaATAGAATAAGGGGGATCATGTTATGTGTTTTTAGCTTTGTGTTCCTCAAAGGAGTGACATAACTGGGCTTACGTCTATAACACCAGTATTGTTAACACTAACCAGAATGTGAATACACCATTTCTTTGAATAAGAATACAAAAAGGGTTACATAGTACGTAACAGGCACTGCTATTAGCTTTAGCAGCAGCCTTGTATTCGTTCcacaaatctttgtgatgcagcttTAAATGGTTGATCCAGGTTAGTTGTGTTGAATGAGGATGCTTTCTTTCCGCCTTGATGTTTCACACATGAAAACgtaaacccacactggtgacagagccacaatattatCCTACTGCTTCAAACATGTTGTGTGACGAGTCACTCATGCGACAGGGCTTCAGAGGCAGGAAGCGTTGAGGCGCCAGCACAGAATTGACAAAAATgcattgattgcgcacatttggaggctaaatcaagtgatgtcataattgccattatcggccgatgactaccggtaaccgatattatcatgCATCTttagattttgattgaaaaaaatattaattttagtgatttatttgttttataaacagtagattttaaataaaacaaaaagacagtgttcttatttattcattcattttatagttatattttttttatgtaaaaaagAAATTGTTTAATATTCTCCCCCTCGCTCCAGGTGTTCGTCATCGTGTGGTTCGGCTCCATCATCATCACGATGAACTCTAAGCTTCTGGGTGGTACCCTCTCCTTCTTCCAAAGTCTGTGTGTACTGGGCTACTGCATCATGCCACTGACAGCGGCCATGGTGGTGTGCCGGCTGGTTCTGCTGGGCAGCGAGGGAGTCGTCAGCTTCGCTGTGCGTCTGGCCGTGGTGGCGGCGTCCTTCGGTTGGTCCACCTTTGCCTCCACAGCCTTCCTGGCAGGCAGCCAGCCGCCCAACCGCAAAGGGCTGGTGGTCTATCCAGTCTTCCTCTTCTACTTTGTTATTGGCTGGATGATCCTCACGTTCTCGCCAGCACAGTAGAAGAACTGGAAGAGTAAAAGTGGATATATCCTGGGGgggaaatacaaaaaacaaaaaaaaaactatatatatatatatatactgagaGGGCTAGTAGTGAATGATTGTTtatatgccattgactgcgatatATACGTTCAAGCCTTTTCCAACGGGAGTGCTGCAAGTGATTGAACGATCTGTCACGGTCTATCAGTCTTTGGATCGGATGTCTATCACAGTCGGTGGCAGCCGACTAGTAAATTTGCTCTTTATTGCTGTGGGGAAATACAACCTTACAAAAgttcactagcttaaatgctaacctAAGTTTACACTAGGTCAACTTGGTTAAGTTGTAAAGGTTGACACGCATTTTCATTGCCATTAGGTGGCAAAACTTGTTAGCAGTCACTGGAAATCTGCTTAGTTAATCTTGTACCTCACAACATGGGACAGATAAAGTTTTAGCGTGTTTGTCACAGGGAACACAAAGcatattttacatgtaaatAGGAGGACATAACGGACAAAAGAAAGCTGTTTTCAGATGAGGAAGCAGCACGTTAGTGTGACAGAAAGTTGAATTACCGTATCTTGTTAGGTGATGCCAATATTATTTTTCTCTACTTTTCCTCTTTCTACAAAAAAAGCACACTTTGCTTGTAATATtttgcaatttaaaataaatattacattgaacACATTGCATTTTAATTGGACTGTTTCTaagtgaaaaaaatatgattGCAGCAAATGTTCAAGAAATGGACCAAAAGTTTCGGTGTTTTGTTAGGACAGGGCCCCTTATAAAAATGCATTCAATTTGACCAGTGAGAAAAAATTCAATATTCAAACTTTTatactgtttttattttggggtgTTTAATCAAAGCGAGTGATACACTTCTGTAGCAAGATGACATTTGTCATACATACatagatatatacatatatacacacacacacacacacacacacacatatatatatatgtattagggctgtcaaacgattaaaatttttaatcgagttaattacagcttaaaaattaatcgcaattaatcacaattcaaaccatccataaaatatgcctaatttttctttaaattatatatatattctgtaaaataaattgttggaatggaaagataagacacaagatggatatatacatacgatacataaggactatttgtttattataacgataaatcaacaagatggcattaacattattaccattctgttaaagcgatccatggattgaaagacttgtagttcttaaaagataaatgttagtacaagttatagaaattttatattaaaacccctcttaatgttttcgtttttaataaaatttataaaattttcaatcaaaaaataaagtagtagcccgccattgttgatgtcattaattacgtacacaatgctaatgggtgctgaagcctataaaatcagtcgcacccaagcgccagcagagggcggcaaaactccataaaacacaacaagtgggcatttcactctactgtcatttaaatcagtctgagcgggacatgtgcgttaattgcgtcaaatattttaacgtgattaatttaaaaaatgtattaccgcccgttaacgcgataattttgacagccctaatacatatatgaACATTTACGATGGTGACAGTCACACATGTAAAAATATTTGCTgccttattttttcaaatgttaTGTGTTGACAGCCCAGCCCAGTAACCtcctcataatatattgacaaatGAGCAAACTACAACTAAATTTCAATGTCCGTGTGTTGTCTTTGATGGGAACGTTGACCCTCCCAACATGGCCGCCTGGTGGACTATAAAACGCCAATAATTCCAGCGGCTGTTCAACTTGACTGTTTTTGTCACAGGAACGAATTTTGAAAATGTAACATTGTTGCAAAATcaacattttaaatatttacatttaattAACGAGTGAAGCTAGATGTTAGACATTAGGAAACCTGTTGCCGTGCCACTGGAAGCGATGTAGGTGAATGACGTCAGATCCTTCACttcagcgacttgcagctgtgggCGGACAGGTGGGGGTTTAGGTTTTCGGTTGTGAAAACGCAGACAATGTGCTTCTATGGGAGGCATAGGGAGGTGGTGTTAAAATTGTATGGGCGAGTAATTGAACAGGTAAAAAGCGTGAGGTTTTTAGGGATGTGGTTTGATGAAAAGCTTACATGGGCACAGCATATAGATAGATTGgtggaaaaatgtaaaaaggtcaATAACATATTGAGGTGCCTGTCAGGGAGGGATTGGGGAGCAGCGAGAGCTGCCTTGCTCAACATATATCGGGCGATCATGAGGTCGTCTATAGATTATGGGTGTATGGCTTATGCCTCGGCAGCGAACTCCCACCTCAGAAAGCTGGAGGTGCAACAAGCGCACGGTCTCAGAATATGCAGTGGAGCTTTCAGAACGTCCCCAGTCGCAGCAGTGCAGGTGGAATTGGGAGAGCTCCCTTT from Corythoichthys intestinalis isolate RoL2023-P3 chromosome 15, ASM3026506v1, whole genome shotgun sequence includes these protein-coding regions:
- the yipf6 gene encoding protein YIPF6, producing the protein MSAAAVAADASRPFAGLASVSIPEDTPVEGDISVPLNSSSSGGRDDDEMSTLDEPVKETILRDLRAVGKKFVHVLYPKQSSELLRDWDLWGPLLLCVTLALLLQGGAASPPGGDQGGPQFAEVFVIVWFGSIIITMNSKLLGGTLSFFQSLCVLGYCIMPLTAAMVVCRLVLLGSEGVVSFAVRLAVVAASFGWSTFASTAFLAGSQPPNRKGLVVYPVFLFYFVIGWMILTFSPAQ